In a genomic window of Jaculus jaculus isolate mJacJac1 chromosome 8, mJacJac1.mat.Y.cur, whole genome shotgun sequence:
- the Nrsn2 gene encoding neurensin-2, translating to MMLSCSRPCACSHGNTVEESKWYGVHSYLHLFYEDCAGTPLSDDPEGPPVLCPRQPWPSLCWKITLSSGTLLLLLGVAALTTGYAVPPKLETVSDGKFPSLDERAADYNRALSICRLAGTALCGAAGILLAVCLFWVTTGCLSQDTKAEPLDTEADSHVEVFRDEPEQLSPAFHDASGQSWFGTPTSPFGPSSVQTLQPKRDS from the exons ATGATGCTGAGCTGCAGCCGCCCCTGTGCCTGTAGCCATGGCAACACCGTGGAGGAAAGCAAGTGGTATGGGGTCCACTCCTATCTGCACCTCTTCTATGAGGACTGTGCAGGGACTCCTCTCAGTGATGACCCAGAAGGCCCCCCGGTCCTGTGCCCCCGCCAACCCTGGCCCTCATTGTGCTGGAAG ATCACCCTGTCCTCAGGGACCCTGCTTCTGCTGCTAGGTGTGGCAGCCCTGACCACCGGCTACGCTGTGCCCCCCAAGCTAGAAACGGTCAGTGATGGTAAGTTTCCATCGTTGGACGAGCGAGCTGCCGACTACAACCGCGCCCTGAGCATTTGCCGCCTGGCAGGCACTGCGCTCTGTGGGGCAGCTGGGATCCTGCTGGCCGTCTGCCTCTTCTGGGTCACCACGGGCTGTCTAAGCCAGGACACCAAGGCAGAGCCCTTGGACACTGAAGCTGACAGCCATGTGGAGGTCTTCAGGGATGAGCCTGAGCAGCTGTCTCCCGCCTTCCATGATGCCAGTGGTCAGTCATGGTTCGGGACGCCCACCAGCCCCTTTGGGCCGTCTTCTGTGCAGACCCTTCAGCCCAAGCGGGACTCATGA